The DNA region ATATTCGAAATCAATAATGTCGATGGCAGGGATGCCCTTTTCAATAAAGGGTACATGATCATCATACATGGAAGCACCCGGTACCAGCTGAAATTGATCATAACCGATCTCCGCAGCAATAGACCAGATCTCCTCCATTACCCGTGGTGCAGATTGATAGGAAACCGGGTCGATCTTGATGCTCAGTTCAGCATCACCAATCATGTCCAGCAAAATGACCAGCCTGGGCCAGGGTAGATAGGGATTCGCAACATAGTAGCGACTACCGATGAGATAGTATTGCAGGTCTCCCGGTGCCCCATAGTCCTCTCCATCAAAAAGGATGATATCGATGCCGGGATTGACCGGTGCGTCTTTCAATTGACGAGCGATCTCCAGCAGGACGGCCACGCCGCTGGCACCGTCATTGGCACCAATGATCGCTTTGTTTGGAAAATATTTATCGTATTCCGCTCGTGGCCGGGTATCCCAATGAGCACACAGGATGATCCGATCAGATTTCTCAGGTTGGAAGCGGGCAATAATATTGGTGAGATCCAGTTTTCGGTCAGCATAGGGATCATCATATTTGAAATTCTGTAAATAGACCTCATCAGCCAGTGGCTCCAAAATATTCTGATAGAATTCGATGGCCACTTTAGCACCGGGAGAATTGGGCTCACGGGTTCCCAGATCACATTGGGCTACCAGGTCATCAAAAGCCCGGTCAGCATCAAAACCAGTCTGGGCTGATAATGGGGTAGCTATTGTCAGGGTCAGAAATGCAACCGCAACAAAACGACCAAAACCATCCCCACCAATAAATGGGAACAGATATTTTGTAATATTCATTATTTTCGGTTGGTTCGTTGTAAAAAAAGCAGCCATAACACCTTACCCCTTGATCTGAATATTTACACCAAATTGAAAATCACCCACATCTTTCCGACCATGTTCCCGTGTATCAGTGATCCGATATTCGTAGGAAATACTGCCGGAAACCTTATCTGTAAAGCTGTACTGGATACTGGGACGCGCCGAAAGTGATTTTGTATAGCGTCCTTCCCCAAATTCAACCCCTTCTAAACTCTCACTACCTGTATATTCCTGTTCATCAGTATAGGATATCTCTACTCTGAAATCGATGTTGTTCTCCAAATACTTATCCTCCATGAGCGGGAGCGGTATGGTCATGCCACCGCGATGAGAATAGGACATGCTGGCATTTAATGATTGGTTAAAGGTCTGTTTTGAAGTCGTTAACTCGGTAACACTGATGGTATTGTTTATGTTTTTGGTAAGACTGAAATTTACAGAAGCATTAATGTTCTTTTTCCCTTGAATACTTAGCCCGACCAGGGGAGAAAATGCTACAGAATAGGTTTCACCGGTGATGATCCCTTTTTCCTGACTCACATTCTTCTTGCCGGAATAGTTAAGATCCAAACTGGCGCCGGTGATGAATTTCTTAAGCCATTCAATATTCTTTAAACCTGAATAACGCATGTTAAATGAGGGGAGGGGAAGTCCGGCTGAACCAAATGAACTCAGTTCATTTTTGGGGACTCCAAAAAGACTACCACTGGGCAGAAAATCCATCTTGGTCTTGATCACCTCACCCTGACTTTTGTTGGATAAGCTTTGGTTTTGCCCCAACGTAAAAGTCAATTTTGTGGTCAGGGTCTTGGTGATCTTAAGACCGGAACGCATCGTCAGGTTCACATCATTTCCAGTGGCTATGGGGTTTGTGGCATCGGGGTGATTCAAGAAATTGCTACCCAACTGTAAGCCTGTCCGATAACCATAGCCAATCGTAGCCAGATCCATTTCCTGTACCTGCAATACCAGTGAGTCAGCCACGCCGGTAGTGTCTCCTTCCCGGAAGACTGCCACAGTGTCCAGAGAGGTTATCTGGCGTAGATTTGAACTACGTCGTCCCTGGGTAACATTCATGGAAATCGGATCGATCCTATCCAGAGTATTATAGGTGAAGTCCAACAACTTGGTCAGGCTTAATGATTTTTCAGCTGATTCTTCGTCTTTGTCTCCCGGCTTTTCCTCAGGCGGTTCTTCCTGATCCTGCTTGGGAGCTTTCCGACCCCGACCCCGTTGGGGAGTTGTGTTCTTTCTGGTCTTGCTGGATTTTTTAGCGGATTCCGGCTTATGAACCAACCCAAATATTTCTGAAATAGTGACAGACATATTGGCAGATGTGTTGGCGCTGACATTGAGATCGAGACCAGGTTGATCAATATTGATCTTGTCCGTAGCTGAAAAATTGGATGAGTAGGAAAATGACGGAGAGAGCATTTTCAGAGCTTTTGGACTCCAGTTGAGGGAGTAGGTCTCTTTGTAATTCCCCAGATGACCAAAATCGGCATTCTGCAGGATATCTTCTTTACGATCCTTCAGGCTATCCAGATTGTTGGACATATTAGCATTGAATTTCGCTGTGACCGTGTTGAAGGGACTCCAGTCAATATTATAGCGGCGACTCATACTCAACTGATGAGTGGGTTTCAACGGCGTTGCGTTGGGATTCCGAAAAACACTGGAGGCTTTATTTTCCACCATGGAAGCATCAAACCCGACATTGGTCGGTAGATATCCGATCTCTGTGGCGGCCAGGGCTTCACCAATAACAGGAACAGATTCCATAAAGGTAAACGGAGCCACCTTGAAGTTATTTCCAAGATTGACCTTATAACCGAAACTGCCATCCATTTTTTCTGAGGTTTGGGCACTTTTTTGAGCATTGGAAGCATTGCTTTTGTTGCCACCCACCTTGAAATTCATGTTATCGATGGTGTATTTGGGAAGCCAGTGTTCTGATTTCACTTTTTTAGAGAGTGACATATTCCAACTATAGGACTGGTTGCGCAGGGTCATGGTTTCCAAAGTATCCTGTAGGGACGGATCCAGATCGGCGATCCTGATATCGCTGCCCTTGATATACTTGGGTTGTTTCTCACTCTGCCGGTATGAAAGTGAGATCGGGATGTTCAGACCCCATGAATCCGGGAGTAATTTATGGGCTGATAAGCTACCACTGATATTGGCGGCCACAGAATTATCACCACTTCCAAATTGCTGTTGAACATTGTGAAAATCAGCATTATCCCGTTGAATATCCATATTGATCTTGGCAATATCCGCAAACTGCAGGCTCACATTTGCCCGATAGGCAGTCGCCGTATTCTTTTCAACATCGCTGAGGCGCAGTTCGTCCAGCCAGATCTCACCACTCATTTTTTGGTCGGAGAGATTCTTGAAGCCCGTTTTCAGGATCTTAACCCGGGAAAGCGATGGTTTACCCTTGACCGCTATGGAGCTGCCATCAGGTAGTTGCCGGGTGGCATATTTCAGATCAATGGGCAGGTCAGCCCAGTAAAGTGTATCATAAACGGTGCTATCTGGATCTTCAGCACCTTCATCATGCACATCTTCGAAATAGATGGTCTTGATAATGAAGACTGAGTCCTCCAGTGCCAATTTGAAATTAGCCAGATCCGCCATGTTCACTTCGAGGTGATTCCGTTCATCCCAACCGGGATATATGGGGCGTCTGATCTCGTAGAAATCGTTATCAGTTTCCCCAAAACGGAAAAAGAACTCCAACTCAGATCCATTTTCCAGGGCATAGTCTGAAAAACTGGCTTCATAACTACCTCCACGGGTTCGATCCCAACCGTGTACGAACATCTTCATGGTCTTGTAATGGATAAAATCTTTGGCTTTAGCACCATGGAATTGCTTGTCTGCTACAATGGAGTAGCCTGGTTCCAGGTCATCAGCTCTAATGACCAGTGATTGTTCCTTGGACCTCAATTGGGTGATGGGATCCAGAATTCCTTCTACGCCATCCGGTGGTGCAGTATAGCTACCGGGAATGGCTTCGGCATTATAGCGGCTCGAGTTATCTTCTGTATTGATCACCATGACATTGATTGTACCGTGCAGTGAATCATTGACAACTGACTCAATACCATCATACTGAGAAAAAACACCACGCTCCTGCCAGTCGTTTCCAACAATATCAACGGTAGCGATCTGCAGGGCAGCACCGCCCATGGGAACCTCATCCATCCATAGTCTGGCGAATTTGATCTGGGACCACAGAGCCAACTCAGGTTTATCACCGGTAGCTTCAAATACGGTCAGGGGAATACTGATCAGTTTCCAACCGGTTTCCGTATTGTCGCTGAAGCGTGTGCGGCCGGCGATATACTCATTTCCAGACAGATCAACATCGATGGTGAAATAGGCATTACGCGTATCCAGAGCGCCATCATTATTCAGATCTTCAGTGTTTGGATAAGTACCCCCTTCGATCTTGAGGTTACCTTCTGTACCGTTGATGTGC from Candidatus Neomarinimicrobiota bacterium includes:
- a CDS encoding M28 family peptidase, which gives rise to MAAFFTTNQPKIMNITKYLFPFIGGDGFGRFVAVAFLTLTIATPLSAQTGFDADRAFDDLVAQCDLGTREPNSPGAKVAIEFYQNILEPLADEVYLQNFKYDDPYADRKLDLTNIIARFQPEKSDRIILCAHWDTRPRAEYDKYFPNKAIIGANDGASGVAVLLEIARQLKDAPVNPGIDIILFDGEDYGAPGDLQYYLIGSRYYVANPYLPWPRLVILLDMIGDAELSIKIDPVSYQSAPRVMEEIWSIAAEIGYDQFQLVPGASMYDDHVPFIEKGIPAIDIIDFEYPGPDHQYWHTHDDTADKCSPESLEAVGHTVLSWLYRQ
- the sprA gene encoding cell surface protein SprA, which produces MRTIAALILSLFTLWPAYGQTEEVRPDRPTFSISATFFQPASTPLFSSGKQGLFFSDTSLFLASPMSEIALNSIKTTLLMDSTATYFTLAQMMDGKPIGIPTVISIDDYISLSLDHNKTKLFKKIATGRLQAEASSDGSQSFELIGADIAGQRVSLRVRGNVNITGKLRSEDRSQTTNVNNQQQSNTFQIEQKQAFKIEGKIGDRISIQVDQDSERDFDFENNMEIYYNGNEDEIIQRVEAGNISLSLPGTKLAMFSGQSNGLFGLKALAKIGPLDITTIASLERGRKEKLSFNSGSSEAAEITIEDYNRRTNTYFYINHFYRRKAYPLNDQGQYVLTGRTVQTIRVYKYSSFNPGNEVTNYARIYDYPETDSAAVTSRQVIQLKQGVDEDFILYEDLGVIRLNTAVQSNEVLAIAYRDTFINTADMSQTNLVVPEYDPTYGEMWSYQEGSDIALGTPGTADTLDLKMIKPDDALPGQESWDLEWKNVFYLKTNSINKEGFDLKIRRSLGGEGEEIAEDGTPFLQLFGLDQTGVGAESEPDGIMDLDYENILNLRRGELIFPFLYPFRADTAVTGQENWKTNSRGLPLGNGGNPNLVAYPEYQSNSFYDNAPNISDYNKDSKFRMHVTYANQSSTFNLGFNVIEGSEEVTLNNVPLERGPSRDYTIDYFTGQLVILNEAALAPGAKLDIKYELNEFFQLDKKVIMGGRAEMKFGKDKNSFIGLSAIYFSKSSIDEKVRVGKEPMENFIWDLNTKITRDLPWLTRGLDWLPLLKTDSKSNVTFTGEIAQVIPNPNTSVNEKLGDFGVAYLDDFEGSRRVAQLSIIRGAWGVASIPVDGTGRDNRERAFTYWYNPYNRILTKQIWPNKETSAQAQNDVTDILVLNVVPDSSFAVRDQGAAPGTAWGGVMRGLSSGYYDQSESKFLEMWVKGDQGRLHIDLGFISEDLQQEGQEWTVDILDQTVTKGYGHLDTEDISSQVFPSGDGFVEDEEDVGLDGLDGRDPKFPVAESYTKYGWHHPAWDKYDFDPKPQDGSAINYRHINGTEGNLKIEGGTYPNTEDLNNDGALDTRNAYFTIDVDLSGNEYIAGRTRFSDNTETGWKLISIPLTVFEATGDKPELALWSQIKFARLWMDEVPMGGAALQIATVDIVGNDWQERGVFSQYDGIESVVNDSLHGTINVMVINTEDNSSRYNAEAIPGSYTAPPDGVEGILDPITQLRSKEQSLVIRADDLEPGYSIVADKQFHGAKAKDFIHYKTMKMFVHGWDRTRGGSYEASFSDYALENGSELEFFFRFGETDNDFYEIRRPIYPGWDERNHLEVNMADLANFKLALEDSVFIIKTIYFEDVHDEGAEDPDSTVYDTLYWADLPIDLKYATRQLPDGSSIAVKGKPSLSRVKILKTGFKNLSDQKMSGEIWLDELRLSDVEKNTATAYRANVSLQFADIAKINMDIQRDNADFHNVQQQFGSGDNSVAANISGSLSAHKLLPDSWGLNIPISLSYRQSEKQPKYIKGSDIRIADLDPSLQDTLETMTLRNQSYSWNMSLSKKVKSEHWLPKYTIDNMNFKVGGNKSNASNAQKSAQTSEKMDGSFGYKVNLGNNFKVAPFTFMESVPVIGEALAATEIGYLPTNVGFDASMVENKASSVFRNPNATPLKPTHQLSMSRRYNIDWSPFNTVTAKFNANMSNNLDSLKDRKEDILQNADFGHLGNYKETYSLNWSPKALKMLSPSFSYSSNFSATDKINIDQPGLDLNVSANTSANMSVTISEIFGLVHKPESAKKSSKTRKNTTPQRGRGRKAPKQDQEEPPEEKPGDKDEESAEKSLSLTKLLDFTYNTLDRIDPISMNVTQGRRSSNLRQITSLDTVAVFREGDTTGVADSLVLQVQEMDLATIGYGYRTGLQLGSNFLNHPDATNPIATGNDVNLTMRSGLKITKTLTTKLTFTLGQNQSLSNKSQGEVIKTKMDFLPSGSLFGVPKNELSSFGSAGLPLPSFNMRYSGLKNIEWLKKFITGASLDLNYSGKKNVSQEKGIITGETYSVAFSPLVGLSIQGKKNINASVNFSLTKNINNTISVTELTTSKQTFNQSLNASMSYSHRGGMTIPLPLMEDKYLENNIDFRVEISYTDEQEYTGSESLEGVEFGEGRYTKSLSARPSIQYSFTDKVSGSISYEYRITDTREHGRKDVGDFQFGVNIQIKG